In a single window of the Pseudobacteriovorax antillogorgiicola genome:
- the ybeY gene encoding rRNA maturation RNase YbeY: MEPDSTSNYEFSFGPHTYLVNFDQIERVSKEIQKRLGVDDYELSVDFPSPEEMRKLNQEYRDKDKSTDVLSFPQQDFDPPPTVESPFRNVDPTDGPPRLLGDLAISLVDAEENAKNIGQSLDREVCFLLVHGILHLCGHDHLDVEEEHIMLAQQRMIMEALEEGEPPSRVWAHCARSKA, from the coding sequence TTGGAACCTGACAGTACGAGTAATTACGAATTCAGCTTTGGACCGCATACCTACCTTGTAAACTTCGATCAGATCGAGCGCGTGTCAAAAGAGATCCAAAAACGACTTGGCGTCGACGACTATGAGCTATCTGTGGATTTTCCCTCCCCTGAGGAAATGCGAAAGCTCAATCAGGAGTATCGAGACAAAGATAAATCGACAGATGTACTGTCCTTTCCCCAACAAGATTTTGACCCACCACCGACAGTCGAGTCGCCTTTCAGAAACGTAGATCCCACAGATGGCCCCCCACGCCTTTTGGGAGATCTGGCAATATCCCTTGTCGACGCTGAAGAAAACGCGAAAAATATCGGTCAGAGTTTAGACCGTGAGGTATGTTTTTTATTGGTCCATGGTATCCTTCACCTTTGTGGCCACGACCATCTAGATGTAGAAGAGGAACACATCATGTTAGCGCAACAACGAATGATTATGGAAGCTTTGGAAGAAGGCGAACCTCCCTCCCGCGTTTGGGCTCATTGTGCGAGGTCGAAGGCATAA
- a CDS encoding KH domain-containing protein, whose protein sequence is MKELVEFVAKALVDEVDRIEISEITGNQTNIIELKVAKEDIGKVIGRQGRTADAIRTILNCAAAKLNRRYILQIIDE, encoded by the coding sequence ATGAAAGAGTTGGTTGAGTTCGTTGCGAAAGCTCTTGTTGATGAGGTTGATCGCATTGAGATCAGCGAGATCACGGGTAACCAAACTAACATTATCGAACTTAAAGTGGCTAAAGAGGATATTGGCAAGGTGATTGGCCGCCAGGGACGAACAGCTGACGCGATCAGAACGATTCTTAATTGCGCTGCTGCGAAGTTAAATCGTCGCTATATCCTACAAATTATCGATGAGTAA
- the nagZ gene encoding beta-N-acetylhexosaminidase, translating into MSGPDAASQILVAALEGLTLSQEEQSFFKRECPAGVTLFRRNLSSSFVAIRSLCQQLHSLLDRNFPPVIAIDQEGGRVSRIPSPFPNLGAPQDIQDPIEIGEQIYLENYGFIMGSSLRGLGINVNFAPVCDVNTNPSNIAIGDRAFSNEPKHAARRAEAFLNGLQSSGVKGCLKHFPGQGDAGDDTHLKGTTIPISRDVLWDRELLPFRSMLSMASMVMLSHAVFSEIDSQPASLSKRIMVDLLQEELEFRGVLVTDDMNMKAIPQDEQSWADAIIEAVSQGADMVLVCRDLGRCKLALERLRGEAAQSPAFSKRLQDAAHKVNSLRATLF; encoded by the coding sequence ATGTCTGGTCCCGATGCTGCCAGTCAGATTCTGGTTGCTGCCCTTGAGGGCTTGACGCTTTCTCAGGAAGAGCAGAGTTTCTTCAAGCGAGAATGTCCTGCTGGTGTGACTCTTTTCCGGCGTAATCTAAGCTCATCCTTTGTAGCTATCCGTAGTCTTTGCCAGCAATTGCATTCCCTTTTAGACCGTAATTTTCCCCCAGTCATTGCTATCGATCAAGAAGGCGGTAGGGTTTCTAGGATACCCAGCCCTTTTCCCAATTTGGGTGCTCCCCAAGACATCCAAGACCCCATCGAAATCGGCGAGCAGATTTACCTAGAGAACTACGGCTTTATTATGGGCTCCTCCCTAAGAGGGCTGGGAATCAATGTCAATTTTGCTCCGGTTTGCGATGTGAATACCAACCCTAGCAATATTGCAATTGGTGATCGAGCCTTTTCAAATGAGCCAAAACACGCCGCTCGCCGCGCCGAGGCTTTTCTTAACGGCTTACAGTCGTCTGGAGTGAAGGGGTGTTTGAAGCATTTTCCGGGGCAGGGTGATGCGGGTGACGATACGCATCTAAAGGGAACCACGATTCCCATAAGCCGCGACGTTCTCTGGGATCGAGAGCTGCTTCCCTTCAGAAGCATGCTCTCTATGGCTAGCATGGTAATGCTTTCTCATGCTGTTTTTTCGGAAATAGACTCCCAACCGGCAAGTCTATCCAAGCGAATCATGGTTGATCTGCTGCAGGAAGAGCTGGAGTTCCGTGGTGTACTAGTGACCGATGATATGAATATGAAGGCAATTCCGCAGGACGAGCAGTCTTGGGCAGATGCAATTATCGAGGCGGTTTCTCAAGGGGCTGATATGGTCTTGGTATGTCGGGATCTGGGGCGCTGCAAGCTGGCCCTGGAGCGTTTGAGAGGAGAAGCTGCCCAAAGCCCAGCCTTTAGCAAAAGGCTTCAGGATGCAGCGCATAAAGTTAATTCCTTACGAGCCACTCTCTTCTGA
- a CDS encoding hemolysin family protein yields MNSIRPDDWSSLIVIGICLIASAFFSASETAITSLGALKARHLLDQKGKAVAQLRLWLQHPSRVLTTILIFNNLFNILASALASELAGHYFKSQAVGIATGIITFLVLIFGEIVPKSFARANSEKVAIISMAVIGFIYRIFFPVVWMFSELANNVIKLLGSEQSLQPAITEEELEFLIEVGEKAGVLEDTKKNMISGVFDFDETKVREIMTPRTDIIAVEKEESIENSVKLIIQTGHSRLPVYEDRIDNINGVVFAKDLLRLLSDQQKKVTHLTQVMREPLFVPESKPLMEVFKDLKRTKNHMAIIIDEYGGTAGIVTMEDILEEIVGDIQDEFDAEEAEILKIDDDTFDVSGSVNISDFVNYFGLDDSFEKEVEGDVDTIAGWMTQLLGNLPEVGQTMSYGPLTIEVTDVDRHRIERLRVTKGMTNLSEESGS; encoded by the coding sequence ATGAATAGTATACGTCCTGATGATTGGTCTAGTCTTATTGTCATTGGTATTTGCCTCATAGCTTCTGCATTCTTCTCGGCGTCTGAGACCGCCATTACGTCCCTTGGAGCCCTCAAAGCACGCCACCTTCTAGATCAAAAAGGTAAGGCTGTCGCTCAACTTCGCTTGTGGTTGCAACACCCGTCTCGCGTTCTCACGACCATTCTTATTTTTAACAATCTCTTTAATATTCTAGCGTCGGCTCTCGCCTCGGAACTTGCTGGCCACTACTTCAAGAGCCAGGCAGTAGGTATTGCCACAGGTATCATCACCTTCCTCGTTTTGATTTTTGGCGAGATTGTTCCTAAGTCCTTTGCCCGAGCAAACTCAGAGAAGGTCGCCATCATATCCATGGCCGTCATAGGCTTTATCTACAGAATATTCTTCCCCGTGGTGTGGATGTTCTCCGAGCTTGCCAACAACGTGATCAAACTACTGGGTAGCGAGCAGTCACTGCAGCCTGCAATCACAGAGGAGGAGCTTGAGTTCCTGATCGAAGTTGGTGAAAAAGCAGGAGTACTTGAAGATACCAAAAAGAATATGATCAGCGGCGTCTTTGACTTCGATGAGACTAAGGTCCGCGAGATTATGACACCAAGAACCGACATCATCGCCGTAGAAAAAGAAGAGAGTATTGAAAACTCCGTAAAACTCATCATCCAAACTGGTCATTCGCGACTCCCCGTATACGAAGACCGAATCGACAACATCAATGGGGTTGTATTTGCGAAAGATCTCCTTCGCCTGCTTTCAGATCAGCAGAAAAAGGTCACGCACCTTACCCAAGTGATGAGAGAACCTCTTTTTGTACCAGAAAGCAAACCCCTCATGGAGGTTTTCAAAGACCTCAAACGAACCAAGAACCACATGGCCATTATTATTGATGAGTACGGTGGTACCGCTGGTATCGTAACTATGGAAGACATCCTTGAAGAAATCGTAGGTGATATCCAGGATGAGTTTGATGCTGAAGAGGCCGAGATTCTAAAAATTGATGACGACACCTTCGATGTGTCAGGATCAGTGAATATTAGTGACTTCGTTAACTACTTTGGCCTTGATGACTCCTTTGAGAAAGAAGTGGAAGGCGATGTGGATACCATAGCCGGCTGGATGACACAGCTTCTAGGTAATCTCCCTGAGGTCGGGCAAACTATGTCCTACGGACCATTAACGATCGAAGTCACTGACGTCGATCGCCACCGTATCGAACGACTGAGGGTCACAAAAGGAATGACTAACTTATCAGAAGAGAGTGGCTCGTAA